DNA from Debaryomyces hansenii CBS767 chromosome A complete sequence:
gtagaaaataaattatcgGATTTAGCGATAATCAAGGTTaataagaatttaaaatgtGACCAGAACTTCTTAGGAGATGATATCGCGTTCAACGAGTATGACCCTGCATTAATGTTTGATAATCTTTATGTCAGGAAAGTGATTAACCTTGAGAGGGAGTCTAAGGAACTAAACATAAATGAAGTAGACTCAGTTGCATCAGctaattcaaattatagTGGATTgtcaatttttaaatatggATCGACAACAAAATTCACAAGAGGAAATTTAAATGGAATTAAGTTGGTATATTGGTTAGATGGCGCAATACACTCTTCTGAATTTGTAATAAACTCAGTAGAGAGTAATACTGCTTTTGCCGCGGGCGGTGATAGTGGTTCGTGGATCTTAACGAAATTGGAGGATTGTACATCTGAATCGAATTCAAAGGGTCTCGGTGTGCTTGGAATGTTGCATTCGTATGACGGCGAGCATAAGCAATTCGGTTTATTCACACCGATGTGTGAGATTTTGGAAAGACTTGAAACGGTGACAAATATTAAATGGGGTGTTGTTGGGGTACCACAAAAGGATGAACGTATTTCTGGCCATGAAGTTTATTCAGGGCTGTCCGCTACCGACAGTGATAGTGATAATTCTGATTCAGTTGATGATACCGAGTATGAGAGTGGAGCAGAAGAATTGGAAGGTGCATGCCCACCGGAAATCGATTGATATTACGtatagaaaatattaaacaaataaaacGACTGTTTATGGATTTGGTGTAGAAACTTTACTTGTTATCGACATTATGATTTATATTCTGTTTATTGAATTGCGACctattaaagaatatataaagtTACAATcgaaaagaaagaaataagCAACGAAGTATGGAAATAAGCGACGAAGAACTATTGACgaatttaaatataatttaccaAAAGATTTATGGGTTTCTAAAACCTTCGAAATAATGCAATTCCAAGAGTATTTTTAAAATCAGAATAAGACTGCAGCAATTGCAACTATTCCTGCAAGTACACCGGCTATATTCTTTGGTGCTGAACCTTCAGAAACTGTAGGAATCGAAGAAACTGATGATGGACCTGGGGTGGTGGTTGGTTCTTGAGTTTTAGTACATTCATGGCACGTTTCGGTTGTGTAAGTTGTAGGCACGAGACATGAGCCGGTAACAGTCAAGGTGGTGGCCTCAGGAACTGTCACGGTGTGTGGGAGACAAACGTTACTACGACATGTAGTCACGGTCACAGTAGTTGGATATGGACAGAAGGTAACAAAATCAGTGACGGTAACAGATCCAGTAACGGTAGTGGTGGTGTTAGGATAGAATGTGGGTGGTGGATTAGGTGTTGGGAAGCTTGAAACGGAAAGTGTTGGAAGTGTAGCATTGACGGTGATTGAAACTGATGGTATAGTACCTGAACTAGTTGGATCATCGATTGTGATGGTTCCAGAAGGAAGTTCACTAGTAGGGTCATCAAGAGTAATTGTGCCAGTTGGAGGAATTGGGTCATCCAGGGTAATGGTTCCAGAAGGAAGTTCACTAGTAGGGTCATCAAGAGTAATAGTGCCAGTTGGAGGAATTGGGTCATCGAGGGTAATGGTTCCAGAAACATCTGGTGCCCCTGGGGTAGGCTCCCCAGGTGCGACTGGATCAGCTGGTGCTGCGCTTGTGGCTGCAGCTAAAGCAACGATAGATAAAATGGTAGAAATTCTCATATTGGTAAATAATAAAGCGATTGTAATATtactttaataataatcgTAATTCAATAGACCCGGATCTAGACAGATTTGGCCCTCTTTATATACAAAAGTATGTTGCAAACAATAATTATGTATTTCGGTTGAGATCATAGTAATCTCtaaatttagaattattattaacaatataGTCTAAATATAGCTTTGCATATATCTTATTAACATCTGTAGACGTTCCCTCGATACAATCGTATATGATAGAACCCTTATTTACAATATTATCTAATCAAATAGACCTACGGTGACAATAGTTTTACCTATCGCATATTTACGGAGAGTAACAATATCTGTCAACGAATGTAAGGGGTTTACTATGCCCATATGTTCCTTCGGTTTATGTTTATGAGTATGAGTATATGAGTAcattatctattattttAGCGTGTATTTGTTCAGCGTGTGCTACTACTCCACGTTC
Protein-coding regions in this window:
- a CDS encoding DEHA2A11418p (some similarities with CA2885|IPF7204 Candida albicans IPF7204), whose product is MRISTILSIVALAAATSAAPADPVAPGEPTPGAPDVSGTITLDDPIPPTGTITLDDPTSELPSGTITSDDPIPPTGTITLDDPTSELPSGTITIDDPTSSGTIPSVSITVNATLPTLSVSSFPTPNPPPTFYPNTTTTVTGSVTVTDFVTFCPYPTTVTVTTCRSNVCLPHTVTVPEATTLTVTGSCLVPTTYTTETCHECTKTQEPTTTPGPSSVSSIPTVSEGSAPKNIAGVLAGIVAIAAVLF